A single region of the Candidatus Sungiibacteriota bacterium genome encodes:
- the hemN gene encoding oxygen-independent coproporphyrinogen III oxidase, translating into MYNLYSSLFGDRVVTLRNPDPRLVKKYGERSFMYTEYPNLRFWTAFQSAEEGDKQYRDALRELFLGNPTVPLMLYVHIPHCPVQCLYCTCHVVISRNYSDIKRYLEVLYQEVELLKRFLEENKIRPNFREVHLGGGSPTYLTNEDFDRLLEKLREVADLDSLDEFAIEIDPRHVKEEGMRYYASKGISRVSFGVQDFDLEVQKAVARVQPAVLTERLIAPELRRLFRNGINFDIICGLPKQTRESMRRTMKKVVEMAPDRICLNYMHFIPQFFPHQLLMPSFPDNAERKMLFLEATEILTEGGYIRTGYDHFAKPADDVVEAMREGKMAWNRMGVTAGRYQAVLGVGVGAVSGLASLYDFQNIFSSPETGLKDYTAAVLHNQFPVFRGHKLSRDDQLRREIIQTIRNYFLLDLRELETKYDIRFAEYFQPEMVALQQCQDDGIVELTDDTIVVTDTGKQFADVVCSKFDVYIRR; encoded by the coding sequence TTGTATAATCTATACAGTTCTCTTTTTGGAGATAGAGTCGTGACCCTGCGCAATCCCGACCCCCGTTTGGTTAAGAAATACGGTGAACGCTCTTTTATGTACACCGAATATCCTAATTTGCGTTTTTGGACTGCTTTCCAGTCCGCAGAAGAGGGAGACAAGCAGTATCGTGACGCGTTGCGGGAACTTTTTCTTGGAAATCCGACGGTGCCGCTCATGCTTTATGTTCATATTCCCCATTGTCCTGTCCAGTGCCTTTATTGTACCTGCCATGTAGTTATAAGCAGAAATTACAGCGACATAAAAAGATATCTGGAGGTGCTTTATCAGGAGGTAGAGCTATTAAAGCGGTTTTTGGAAGAAAACAAAATCCGGCCAAATTTTCGGGAGGTACATCTTGGCGGCGGATCTCCGACCTATCTTACAAACGAGGACTTTGATCGGTTGCTTGAAAAGTTAAGGGAAGTCGCAGACCTTGATTCTTTGGACGAGTTTGCCATAGAGATTGATCCGCGTCACGTGAAAGAAGAAGGGATGCGCTATTATGCCAGCAAGGGCATTTCCAGAGTTTCTTTTGGCGTTCAGGATTTTGATTTGGAAGTGCAAAAGGCAGTGGCGCGGGTACAACCGGCCGTGTTAACTGAGAGACTTATTGCTCCAGAGCTGCGGCGCCTTTTTAGAAACGGAATAAACTTTGACATTATCTGCGGTTTACCCAAGCAAACCAGAGAATCTATGCGTAGGACCATGAAAAAGGTAGTGGAAATGGCTCCGGACAGGATCTGCTTAAACTATATGCACTTTATACCGCAATTTTTCCCTCACCAGTTGTTGATGCCGTCTTTCCCTGATAATGCCGAGCGCAAGATGTTGTTTCTTGAGGCCACGGAAATTTTAACGGAAGGGGGATATATTCGTACTGGTTATGACCATTTTGCAAAACCCGCCGATGATGTAGTTGAGGCCATGAGGGAAGGAAAAATGGCCTGGAACCGTATGGGCGTTACAGCCGGCAGGTATCAGGCGGTCTTGGGTGTTGGGGTTGGCGCAGTGAGCGGTTTGGCATCGCTTTACGACTTTCAAAATATTTTTAGTTCGCCCGAAACCGGACTTAAAGATTATACGGCAGCCGTTCTGCATAACCAATTTCCAGTTTTCCGGGGACACAAGCTGAGTCGGGACGACCAGCTCCGTCGTGAAATTATACAGACCATCCGCAATTACTTTTTACTTGATTTAAGGGAGCTGGAGACGAAGTACGATATAAGATTTGCGGAATATTTCCAGCCCGAGATGGTAGCGCTGCAGCAGTGTCAAGATGACGGCATCGTTGAACTTACGGATGACACCATCGTTGTGACTGATACGGGAAAGCAATTTGCCGATGTCGTATGCAGTAAATTTGATGTTTATATCAGGCGTTAA
- a CDS encoding kinase produces the protein MIITRTPFRISFFGGGTDYPVWYKKNGGAVLSASINKYCYVISRYLPPFFDCNYRIRYSKYEETKTIAEIEHPSVRECLNHLEFNEGVEIQHNTDVPGMSGLGSSSSFTVGLLNSLYALRGQEVSKLKLALDAIHVEQKRIGENVGSQDQAIAAFGGLNQIRFGGKDDVAVKPLDLPRERMQELEKHLALFFTGFPRNASEVAAEQIKNTPHKVIELKALHALVDEATQVLVSPKESVERLGRLLHEGWRLKKSLSSKITNPFIDEVYEAAMHAGALGGKILGAGGGGFMLIFVKPELRDKVQEALAGLLEVPFKFEFSGSQVIYRMPQDEL, from the coding sequence ATGATAATCACCCGTACACCTTTTCGTATCTCTTTTTTCGGTGGTGGAACTGACTATCCGGTCTGGTACAAAAAAAATGGAGGAGCAGTGCTTTCGGCTTCCATCAATAAATATTGTTATGTTATCAGCCGGTATCTTCCGCCTTTTTTTGATTGCAACTACCGCATCCGTTACAGCAAATACGAGGAAACAAAGACTATTGCCGAGATTGAGCACCCCTCGGTTCGTGAATGCCTGAATCATTTGGAATTTAATGAAGGGGTGGAAATACAACATAATACCGATGTGCCGGGTATGTCGGGGCTCGGTTCAAGTTCCTCTTTTACCGTAGGCCTTCTGAATTCCCTTTACGCCCTGCGGGGACAGGAAGTCAGCAAGCTTAAGCTTGCGCTGGACGCTATTCACGTAGAACAGAAAAGAATTGGGGAGAACGTGGGGTCGCAGGATCAGGCCATCGCTGCTTTTGGCGGTCTTAACCAAATCAGATTCGGAGGCAAAGATGACGTCGCGGTCAAACCTCTTGATTTGCCGCGCGAGCGTATGCAGGAACTAGAGAAGCACTTGGCGCTTTTTTTTACAGGATTTCCCCGGAACGCCTCCGAGGTTGCGGCCGAGCAGATAAAAAATACGCCGCATAAGGTAATTGAACTTAAAGCGCTTCACGCTTTGGTTGACGAGGCTACCCAAGTCCTAGTAAGTCCCAAGGAGTCCGTGGAACGTTTGGGCAGACTCTTGCATGAGGGTTGGCGTCTTAAGAAGTCGCTTTCGTCAAAAATTACCAACCCTTTTATTGACGAAGTGTATGAGGCGGCCATGCATGCCGGAGCCTTGGGGGGCAAGATTTTAGGCGCAGGAGGCGGAGGTTTTATGCTTATTTTCGTAAAACCGGAATTACGCGATAAGGTCCAAGAGGCGTTAGCAGGACTCTTGGAAGTGCCTTTCAAATTTGAGTTCTCGGGAAGCCAAGTAATTTATAGAATGCCGCAAGATGAGCTTTAA
- a CDS encoding glycosyltransferase, translating into MSFKNSVVKTTAEKYTFDAYSPKRVSFFIITKNRAEYLARALEGAKKFIGPQDELIVIDGDSVDHTGEVAARYRDLIDVFISEPDTCGQEAQNKAILLARGKFLKPLMDDDIYHPEGVKQAIKALEAHPEIDLLICGGTKERNGVITEYCVPPGVNYGKSVEDVFRYKGAAEVGWFFRRDALVRSAMLFPESPNADNGFVLEFIKKGMVVKFCRLNTFHHFIYDHSMVVINSKGHLADSRRLVKEYCSPWFYLKYRLRNLDRELPFLARPWKIFKKSWDFVRHGSAETGKLRQPVLWDGGFS; encoded by the coding sequence ATGAGCTTTAAAAATTCAGTAGTAAAAACAACGGCCGAAAAATATACTTTTGATGCGTATTCTCCCAAGCGTGTCTCATTTTTTATCATCACCAAAAACAGGGCTGAATATTTGGCGCGGGCGCTGGAAGGGGCAAAAAAATTTATTGGACCCCAGGACGAACTTATAGTGATAGATGGGGACTCCGTAGATCACACGGGAGAAGTAGCTGCACGCTACCGCGATTTAATAGATGTATTTATTTCGGAACCGGACACTTGCGGACAGGAAGCGCAGAATAAGGCCATACTTTTGGCGCGGGGAAAGTTTTTGAAACCGCTGATGGACGATGATATTTATCATCCGGAAGGGGTAAAACAGGCGATTAAAGCTTTGGAAGCGCATCCGGAAATTGATCTTTTGATCTGCGGCGGTACCAAAGAAAGAAACGGTGTCATAACCGAATACTGCGTGCCTCCGGGGGTAAATTATGGAAAGAGTGTAGAGGACGTATTTCGTTATAAGGGGGCGGCGGAGGTTGGGTGGTTTTTCCGCCGTGACGCCTTGGTGCGTTCGGCCATGCTTTTTCCGGAAAGTCCCAACGCCGATAACGGGTTTGTGCTGGAGTTTATAAAAAAGGGCATGGTTGTTAAATTTTGCCGTCTTAATACCTTTCACCACTTTATATACGATCACAGCATGGTTGTGATTAATTCGAAAGGACATCTGGCAGATTCCAGACGTTTGGTCAAAGAGTACTGCTCCCCGTGGTTTTATTTAAAATATCGTCTACGCAATTTAGACCGTGAGCTTCCGTTCCTCGCGCGACCGTGGAAAATTTTTAAAAAATCCTGGGATTTTGTAAGACACGGCAGCGCGGAAACAGGGAAATTAAGGCAGCCTGTTTTGTGGGACGGGGGTTTTAGTTAA
- a CDS encoding NTP transferase domain-containing protein: MYVPLSKTDVVILCGGLGVRLQTVVKDRPKVLAPIGELAFIDLLLGDLSRVGFRRFILCIGHLGEQVKEHVKKKYGKDPDVKILFSEEKTPLGTGGALKKALPLISSDPFFVMNGDSFCPVNFSGLLRTHKKLAPVASFALAVRAKTDGGTVICNDDLLITAFHEKDLNTLARFVPPPSQNSRSLGSQTSLVAGMNGRRINPSRGVQYPAGKVGGFISAGIYLMGKEITVFFPQDKTFSLEYDVFPKLAESGKCRGFLAKGELLDIGTPERYQEACRRFDSHYV; this comes from the coding sequence ATGTACGTTCCACTTTCCAAAACTGATGTTGTAATTCTTTGCGGGGGCCTTGGAGTGCGCTTGCAGACGGTAGTGAAGGATCGTCCCAAGGTATTGGCTCCAATCGGCGAGCTGGCGTTTATTGACCTTTTGCTAGGAGATCTAAGTCGGGTTGGGTTTCGGCGTTTTATTTTATGTATCGGGCATCTGGGTGAACAGGTGAAAGAGCATGTGAAAAAAAAATACGGTAAAGACCCTGATGTTAAAATTTTATTTTCGGAGGAGAAGACGCCTCTGGGAACGGGGGGAGCTCTGAAAAAAGCACTCCCGCTTATAAGCAGTGACCCCTTTTTTGTAATGAACGGCGACTCCTTTTGCCCTGTTAATTTTTCCGGACTCCTGCGTACCCACAAAAAGCTTGCACCGGTTGCGTCGTTTGCGCTTGCCGTCAGGGCAAAAACCGACGGAGGAACAGTAATTTGTAATGACGACCTCCTCATTACTGCTTTTCATGAGAAAGATTTAAATACCCTGGCCCGATTTGTCCCCCCACCTTCCCAGAATTCCCGCAGCTTGGGAAGTCAGACTTCCCTTGTTGCGGGGATGAATGGGCGCCGTATAAATCCTTCCCGCGGGGTCCAATACCCCGCTGGGAAGGTGGGGGGATTTATTAGTGCAGGAATATATCTGATGGGGAAAGAAATTACAGTTTTTTTTCCGCAGGATAAAACATTCTCCTTAGAATATGACGTTTTTCCTAAACTTGCGGAAAGCGGAAAGTGTAGAGGATTTCTTGCCAAGGGAGAATTATTAGATATTGGAACACCAGAACGCTACCAAGAAGCTTGTCGGCGTTTTGACAGCCACTACGTATGA
- a CDS encoding B12-binding domain-containing radical SAM protein: protein MLEVGFIFPSSDYLFDPFRGDPFVHFQLLTILEDHFGRDVEARLVDLRGIKRDSAIYHIPECDVYLHSVYTLDYEEQCSIVKSLRSHYPRARHIAGGPHANMFTQESLEVFDALILGEGERTVIQALEDFMGQRLERIYRDPKPVDINIYPHWRRHFLPASATARKSVMNLKHKMGYEELLGTTAMFSRGCPYRCHFCAIEYARLEVPGIRYRAPERVEEEIEYLKSQYGIQGLSLSDEIVLPLKEDQAQRHLEAIGRTSIVWRGQCRVDGITSSLAALARQSGCMAMGLGVESVWQRSLDIINKRTTVEGAKNTIRVLKENDIEARIYLIIGLPGEPEDIVERTWSFIEETQPDLVYLAIFTLRPGTEVYNHPERFGIREVLRDWKKMMHQHGKYRDELPQLTFVYEEETPWGRSMTPEQIIKNYTELLQRLRERGLNSFEFFGGKVETRSQPA from the coding sequence ATGCTGGAGGTAGGATTTATATTCCCGTCGAGCGACTATCTGTTTGACCCTTTTCGCGGGGACCCCTTTGTTCACTTTCAGTTATTAACCATTTTGGAGGATCACTTCGGACGCGACGTGGAGGCCAGATTAGTTGATCTACGCGGCATCAAAAGAGACTCGGCCATCTACCACATTCCCGAGTGCGATGTTTATCTGCATTCTGTTTATACCCTGGACTATGAAGAGCAATGTTCCATAGTGAAATCGTTGCGCAGTCACTATCCCCGGGCGCGGCACATTGCGGGCGGGCCGCATGCTAATATGTTTACTCAAGAGTCACTGGAGGTATTTGATGCTTTAATTCTGGGCGAAGGAGAACGAACCGTTATTCAGGCGCTGGAAGACTTCATGGGGCAGAGGCTAGAGCGTATATATAGAGACCCAAAACCGGTAGATATTAATATTTATCCTCACTGGCGCAGACATTTTCTTCCGGCTAGCGCAACTGCAAGGAAGAGTGTTATGAATCTCAAACACAAAATGGGCTATGAAGAACTTTTGGGCACTACGGCCATGTTTAGTAGGGGGTGTCCGTACCGCTGTCATTTTTGCGCCATTGAGTATGCGCGGCTTGAGGTGCCCGGTATAAGATATCGGGCCCCTGAAAGGGTGGAAGAGGAAATAGAATATCTTAAATCCCAATATGGAATTCAGGGTTTGTCGCTTTCGGACGAAATCGTTCTTCCCCTAAAAGAGGATCAGGCCCAGCGTCATCTGGAAGCCATAGGCAGAACCAGCATTGTTTGGAGGGGGCAATGTCGTGTGGATGGGATTACGTCCTCTCTTGCGGCTTTGGCCAGACAAAGCGGATGCATGGCCATGGGTTTGGGAGTAGAGAGCGTTTGGCAAAGATCGCTTGATATAATTAACAAGCGTACCACGGTTGAAGGAGCTAAAAACACCATAAGGGTGCTGAAAGAAAATGACATTGAGGCAAGGATCTATTTAATTATTGGTCTTCCGGGAGAGCCAGAGGACATTGTGGAGCGAACGTGGTCTTTTATTGAAGAAACCCAACCCGACCTTGTTTATTTGGCTATTTTTACGTTACGTCCGGGGACAGAAGTTTATAATCATCCGGAAAGATTTGGTATTCGGGAAGTGCTCCGTGACTGGAAAAAGATGATGCATCAGCACGGGAAGTACAGGGACGAGCTGCCGCAACTTACTTTTGTATATGAAGAAGAAACTCCTTGGGGGAGAAGTATGACCCCGGAGCAAATTATCAAAAATTATACGGAGCTTCTACAAAGACTTAGGGAGAGAGGACTGAATTCTTTTGAGTTTTTTGGCGGCAAGGTTGAAACGCGCTCCCAACCTGCCTAA